In the Podospora bellae-mahoneyi strain CBS 112042 chromosome 4, whole genome shotgun sequence genome, one interval contains:
- a CDS encoding hypothetical protein (COG:S; EggNog:ENOG503P0EN), which yields MRMKYVDFLAMVGLATARREYRPASLKMSCSQLVRDRIDPLVNPGVLGTPHIHQIVGGNSFNTTMDPLTHDPATLSTCTTCTFTDDFSNYWTAIMYFRARNNTYHRVPQLGSLFHESAREGGMTIYYFPQFVNPKPGTIKAFAPGFRMRVGHPDRVHPVNESGHPRPEHKPTALYDGITYTCLETEGTRFTNLTSSFPPHPCPSGILTTLPFPSCWDGKNLDSTDHQSHVSFAEGGTVGYTQGGKCPASHPVMIPQIMLETRWDTTLFNDPDLWPEEQGKQPFLWSFGDGVGYGHHGDYVFGWRGDSLQTTFDRVDCSGDQICGLPVQTIERANGCFGERRVVEGVDGWLGEMPGGVVVRD from the exons ATGAGGATGAAATACGTCGATTTTCTTGCCATGGTCGGGCTGGCCACGGCTCGGAGGGAATACCGCCCAGCATCCCTCAAGATGTCGTGTTCCCAGCTGGTCAGAGACCGCATCGATCC TCTCGTCAACCCCGGCGTCCTCGGCACCCCCCACATCCATCAAATCGTCGGAGGCaactccttcaacaccaccatggaCCCCCTCACCCACGACCcagccaccctctccacctgcACCACCTGCACCTTCACAGACGACTTCTCCAACTACTGGACCGCCATCATGTACTTCCGCGCCCGCAACAACACCTACCACCGCGTCCCCCAACTTGGCTCCCTCTTCCACGAGTCCGCCCGTGAAGGCGGCATGACAATCTACTACTTTCCCCAATTCGTCAACCCCAAACCCGGCACTATCAAAGCCTTTGCCCCGGGCTTCCGCATGCGAGTAGGCCACCCCGACCGCGTCCACCCCGTCAACGAATCCGGACATCCTCGACCAGAACACAAACCCACGGCTCTCTACGACGGCATAACCTACACCTGCCTCGAAACCGAAGGAACCcgcttcaccaacctcacctcttccttcccaccccaccccTGCCCCTCCGGAATCctaaccaccctccccttcccctcctgcTGGGACGGCAAAAACCTCGACAGCACCGACCACCAATCCCATGTCTCCTTTGCAGAGGGCGGCACGGTAGGGTACACCCAAGGGGGGAAATGTCCGGCTTCCCATCCGGTGATGATACCGCAAATCATGCTCGAGACACGATGGGACACCACCCTTTTCAACGATCCCGATCTCTGGCCGGAAGAACAAGGGAAACAGCCATTTTTGTGGagttttggggatggggttgggtatGGACATCATGGGGATTACGTAtttgggtggaggggggatagTCTGCAGACGACGTTTGACAGGGTGGATTGCTCCGGGGATCAGATTTGCGGGTTGCCAGTGCAGACGATCGAAAGGGCGAATGGGTgttttggggagaggagggtggtggagggggtggatgggtggttgggggagatgcctgggggggtggttgtgaggGATTGA
- a CDS encoding hypothetical protein (EggNog:ENOG503P04U; COG:S): MRLLTVGPEARNTQPPQLKVVNFNDCSPDIPDYAILSHTWDDSTEVSLQQLPLFHRHAASSRRLRQLIITIPILFAASLWSLLSYTVGEVPLYLAFLTTCLLVLSLMLVSCYLAFHLYFVSTQDKQDTCQLVKKKQPGYSKILQTCIKARFDHNVRYAWVDTCCIDKSSSAELTKSINSMYDYYAKAKVCFVYLCDLEPAGGDLGKALPKCRWFTRGWTLQELIAPKHVIFFDREWNERGTKASLSGLLSEITGIPEELLKGETTCGDYAVARRMSWASKRVTTKEEDTAYCLLGIFDVRMSLLYGEGMGAFQRLQKVILESTADRSIFIWTEGEDERKDCTGNDRGGNECRIKAASKPHPWSAILAKSPRSFECARNLEVSVTDSIYRDLSIGPRGIKMVVSLVYLVSKVGQDDGNKCILEAFSSLKGESVGVMIRKISGGRTLVETATLVTKYETVFPFSKGCDPVVGNRHGAVRLRLDPSLIVNECRAIPRTHWDIHDNVFFGTNKTSKSWCGFFVQGQLADTPTTCIPINLFVGCIRWNIKRPSIILASLEDLDPGFRVLLEYQLDRLEFESCRKAEAVMMSVLDGRLSGTATVVETCAVDQSQIPSSNGGGTVFDKRGIFQINGPATSSPGWHYRVPSTGKKVRVEVNLELEEEEDDTVCVNPVTMLNLRLKLLEEESTVENVGLWDS; the protein is encoded by the exons ATGCGCCTTCTCACTGTTGGTCCCGAAGCCAGGAACACGCAACCTCCTCAGCTAAAAGTCGTCAACTTCAATGACTGCAGTCCCGACATTCCTGATTACGCCATCCTCTCTCACACCTGGGATGACTCTACCGAAGTTTCTCTACAACAGTTGCCGCTGTTTCACCGCCATGCTGCTTCCTCACGGCGGCTGAGACAGCTCATAATCACCATACCGATACTATTCGCCGCCAGCTTATGGTCACTCCTCTCCTACACGGTCGGTGAAGTCCCACTCTACCTAGCTTTTCTGACGACATGTCTGCTGGTGCTATCCCTGATGCTGGTCTCCTGCTATCTGGCCTTTCACCTCTATTTCGTTTCAACCCAGGACAAACAAGACACCTGTCAGctcgtcaagaagaagcagccgGGCTATTCCAAGATTCTGCAGACGTGCATCAAGGCCCGTTTCGATCATAATGTCCGTTACGCGTGGGTGGACACCTGCTGTATCGACAAGAGCTCCTCCGCCGAGCTCACCAAGTCGATCAATTCCATGTATGATTACTATGCCAAAGCAAAGGTCTGCTTCGTCTACCTCTGCGACTTGGAGCCTGCTGGGGGTGACTTGGGAAAAGCCCTCCCCAAATGCAGGTGGTTTACCAGGGGCTGGACCCTCCAGGAGCTGATCGCGCCCAAACACGTCATCTTCTTTGACAGGGAATGGAATGAGCGCGGCACAAAGGCCAGCTTGAGTGGGTTGCTGTCGGAAATCACGGGCATACCggaggagctgttgaagggggagacaaCGTGTGGTGATTATGCTGTTGCTAGACGCATGAGCTGGGCTTCGAAGAGGGTAACgacaaaggaggaggacacgGCGTACTGTCTGCTTGGGATCTTTGACGTGAGGATGTCGTTGTTGTATGGGGAGGGAATGGGTGCGTTTCAGCGGCTGCAAAAGGTTATTTTGGAGTCGACGGCGGATCGGAGTATTTTCATATGGACCGAGGGCGAAGATGAGCGGAAGGACTGTACCGGAAACGACAGGGGCGGCAACGAGTGTCGTATCAAGGCAGCAAGCAAGCCGCATCCTTGGTCGGCTATTCTTGCAAAGTCTCCGCGGTCGTTTGAATGCGCGAGGAATCTCGAGGTCAGTGTGACTGACTCTATCTACCGCGATTTAAGCATCGGGCCGAGGGGCATCAAGATGGTTGTCAGTCTGGTATATCTCGTCAGCAAGGTCGGCCAAGACGATGGGAACAAGTGTATCCTGGAAGCTTTTAGCTCTTTAAAGGGCGAATCTGTTGGTGTGATGATTCGTAAGATATCCGGTGGCCG GACCCTTGTGGAGACTGCAACATTGGTGACCAAATACGAGACAGTGTTTCCATTCAGTAAGGGCTGCGATCCTGTCGTTGGAAATAGACATGGCGCGGTGAGACTGCGGCTGGATCCATCCTTGATCGTCAACGAGTGTCGAGCCATACCTCGAACACATTGGGACATCCACGACAACGTCTTTTTCGGCACCAACAAGACAAGCAAGTCTTGGTGTGGCTTCTTTGTCCAAGGGCAGTTGGCCGATactcccaccacctgcaTTCCTATCAATTTGTTTGTGGGATGTATTCGCTGGAATATCAAAAGGCCCTCCATCATTCTGGCAAGTTTGGAAGACCTGGATCCTGGCTTCAGAGTGTTGCTGGAGTATCAGCTGGATAGGCTTGAGTTTGAAAGTTGCCGTAAGGCCGAAGCAGTCATGATGAGTGTATTGGATGGGCGGCTGAGTGGTACGGCAACTGTGGTGGAAACATGCGCGGTGGACCAGAGTCAAATTCCGAGTTCCAACGGCGGAGGGACGGTCTTTGATAAGCGGGGAATCTTCCAAATCAACGGACCGGCCACCTCTTCACCCGGATGGCATTATCGGGTTCCCTCTACTGGGAAGAAGGTGCGAGTCGAAGTGAATCtcgagttggaggaggaggaggacgataCTGTCTGCGTCAATCCGGTTACCATGCTGAATCTTCGGTTGAAGCtgctggaagaggagagcACTGTAGAAAACGTGGGGCTATGGGATAGCTGA
- a CDS encoding hypothetical protein (EggNog:ENOG503PTEN), whose product MPRRRDFPQREENPNRRIDAWDDGFAPPHQMPRQRSPSPRRSRPSNRYPPRTRQFTPSPPPYNDDYHHSPRPHTGGGGANQDYFHDHPLNNSNPNPDHHRGRTSHGQQQRPPLTRSKSTSAKEFLVTGLEKVQHMSPRWQKAAQAAVQAGGLAAFQARKQPGDWVGAKGVKVATAAFTAGLASSKMHKERGRDREYERDRSYERDRSRDRSRGRDRDRERNRPTGGQRRGSNLDAIGNMVGGFVAEQFAKRAQKDRR is encoded by the coding sequence ATGCCCCGACGTCGTGACTTTCCCCAACGAGAAGAGAATCCCAACCGCCGTATCGACGCCTGGGACGACGgttttgctcctcctcatcaaatGCCCCGCCAAcgctcgccctccccccgtCGCTCGCGACCCTCAAACCGCTACCCTCCCCGAACAAGACAAttcaccccctcaccacccccctacAATGACGActaccaccactccccccgccctcacaccggcggtggtggcgcaAACCAAGATTACTTCCAcgaccaccccctcaacaacagcaaccctaaccctgaccaccaccgcggccGAACATCACAcggtcaacaacaacggccgCCGTTGACGAGGTCAAAGTCGACTTCGGCAAAAGAGTTCTTGGTGACAGGGTTGGAAAAGGTGCAGCATATGAGCCCGAGGTGGCAAAAGGCTGCGCAGGCCGCGGTGCaggcgggggggttggcggcgtTTCAGGCGAGGAAGCAGCCGGGGGATTGGGTTGGGGCTAAGGGGGTCAAGGTTGCCACCGCGGCTTTTACGGCTGGGTTGGCGAGCAGTAAGATGCATAAGGAGAGGGGACGGGATAGGGAGTATGAGAGGGATAGGAGTTATGAGAGGGATAGGAGCCGGGATAGGAGCCGGGGGAGGGATCGGGACAGGGAGAGGAACAGGCCGACGGGGGGccagaggagggggagtaaCCTGGATGCTATTGGGAATatggttggggggtttgtggcTGAGCAGTTTGCGAAGAGGGCGCAGAAGGATAGAAGGTAG